GCTGGGCGTACGCGCTGTTCGCGAGCAAACGGCGGTGGGTTCTTCACTGTTCGCACAACCGCTGATGCTCGCGGCTGTTCCTCTCGTAGAGGAGGGCCCAGGGCCCAAGGCTCAGGGCTTAGAAGGCGAAGCTGTGGTTTCGCTCTCGCCAGAGGAGCGCGTGCGTGCGCTGCTTGCAAAGCTCGAAGGCGAGGCAAACGCGGAGGTATCGATCGCCGTGATGTGCGACTTCCTCGCGCTCTTTCGCCGTTGGTATTACCGGCCCGAGAAGCAGCGTGCAGGCGAAGTCTTTTTGCCGAACGCGGATGGCTCGTGGCCGGTGCGTCGCATCCTGAACGGTGCGGCGCGCGTCGTGCTAGGTCCGCCGAAGGAAGCGGCGCCCGTAGATCGCGAAGCCGCTGCTGCGATGAAGACCAAGGTACTGCATGAAGGACGCGAAGACGTGGAGCGTGTTGTGCCTGTGCTGCCGAAACGCAAGCGCACACGCAAAGCTACGGACGCGCCGCAGCCATAGTGCCGATCCCGCATCTCTCCGCGAGATGTGCGATGCTAACGAACAACCCTCGTGATGTCTTTCCTGCCGAAGCCTGAGCTGCACCCGGTGTTTGAAACGCTCGCCTACGTTGTGGGCTATCGCGTCTACAAACACCTGCGCGCGCAGCAAGGTGATCGCCTCAACGACGAACATCGGTGGCTGATTATCGCGGCTGCAGCCGTCGGCGCGCTTGTTGGCGCGCGGCTCCTCGGCATCGCAGAAGACGCTCCGCAGCTTGGCTTTCATGGGCGCGCGTTCTTCGCGATGAGCGGAGGCAAGACGATCGTGGGCGGTCTACTCGGTGGGTGGCTTGTGGTCGAAGCCGCGAAGTGGATGCTGCACATTCGCTCGCGCACTGGCGACCTCTTTGCCGTGCCGCTCGCGCTCGGCATTGCGATCGGACGCATCGGCTGCTTCTTCGCCGGGCTCGCTGACGACACGTATGGCAAGCCGACATCGCTACCGTGGGGAGTCAACTTCGGCGATGGCATTCCGCGGCATCCCACACAGCTTTACGAGCTCGTCTTTCTGCTCGCGCTGGCGTGGGCGTTGCATCGCTTCAACGCAAAGCCGCATCGCGAAGGACGAACCTTTCGCCTCTTTCTGCTCGCGTATCTTGCATGGCGATTCGCCATCGACTTCCTCAAGCCGCGGCCCATGGCCGGCGCTCTCAATGTGATTCAATGGGCGTGTCTCGCAGGCGTGATCGCACTCGCGCTTGGAGAGTTCGGCCACAAGCAACAACCGCACGCACACGCTACTCAGGAGCTTGATGCATGACGACACCACCGCCAACGGCCTATACCCCTCCTCCGGAGAGGCGATCCTCTGCAATGCTTCCTGCGATTCTGATCGCGGCTTCAATTGCAGCTTTCCTCGTTTCCTTCGGACTCTGTGGTGCAAGCGCTCGCGACCCAAGCAGGATAGGAGCATGGGCCGTTCACCTGGGACTCTTCCTCTTCTTTGCCTCCATCCTTGGCTTCATCATCGGAATACTTTGGTTGGTTATCGCGCTCATTATGGATAGCAGGAAGTAAATGGCACAGACACGTCCTTACCTCTACTACGACTCCGCGGTCTCGCTCTGCACCACGTGCTATCGCCGCGTGGACGCGAAGATCGTCTTTGAAGACGAGAAGGTCTTCATGCTGAAGCGCTGCCCCGAGCATGGCTTCGAGCGCGTGCTCATGGCCGACGACATCGACTACTACAAGCGTTGCCGCGAGGTCTTCCTGAAGCATCCTGAGATGCCACAGCACTACAACACGCCGATCAAACACGGTTGCCCGTACGACTGCGGGCTCTGCCCCGATCACGAGCAGCACTCGTGCCTGTCGCTCATCGAGATCTGCGATGCGTGCAACCTCACCTGCCCCGTTTGCTATGCCGACAGCGGACCGCATCGGCCAACCTTCCGCACGATGGAGCAGATTGAAGCGATGCTCGACGCCGTGGTGAGCAATGAACTCGAGCCGGACATCGTGCAGATCTCCGGCGGAGAGCCGACGCTGCATCCTGAGTTCTTTGCTGTGCTCGATGCGGCGAAGAAGCGGCCCATCAAGCACCTGATGGTGAACACCAACGGCATTCGCATCGCCACCGAGGAAGGCTTCGCCGAACGCATCGCCGAGTACATGCCGGACTTCGAACTCTATCTGCAATTCGACTCGCTGCAACGCGATCCGTTGATGCAACTGCGCGGCGCGGACCTGCGCCACATCCGCGAGAAGGCGCTCGCGAAGTTGAATGCCCTCGGCGTTTCGACAACACTCGTCGTCACCGTAGAGCGGGGCGTGAACGATGGCGAGCTTGGCGCGATCATCGACTTCGCCCTGCAGCAGCCTTGCGTGCGCGGCGTTACGTTTCAACCGGTGCAGCAAGCCGGTCGCCTCACGCAGTTCAAAGCCGCCGAGCATCGCCTGACGTTGACCGAAGTGCGTCGGCGCATTCTCGAACAGAGCCCGGTCTTCGCGCCGGAGGACATCATCCCCGTGCCGTGCCATCCTGACTCACTCGCGATGGGCTATGCGATGAAGCTCGGCGATAAGGTCGTGCCGCTCACGGGCATGGTGCCGCCGGAGGTGCTGATCAACGCCGGGCGCAACACGATCATCTACGAGCAGGACGCCGGCGTGCATGAGGCGATCTTCAAGGTCTTCTCCACGAACCACTCGCCGCAGGCGCAGGCCACGAAGCTGCACGATCTGCTCTGCTGCCTGCCGCAGGTGGCGGCGCCGGAGTTGAGTTACGCGAACCTCTTCCGCATCCTCATCGTGAACTTCATCGACGCACAAAGCTTTGACCTGCGCTCGATCAAGAAGACCTGCGTCCACATCGCACATCCGGACGGCAAGCGCCTGATTCCGTTCGACACCTACAACATGTTCTATCGCGATGATCTGGAACATACGCGGTTAGCGAAGCTGCGGGAACTCTTGTAGGAGCAACACGTCATGATGGATTCATTGGATACACCGGCTCCTGCCCCTGAGAAAAAGCTTCACGAAAAGATACGGCCGAGCATTGTCGCATTTGCTATTCCGCTCGCACTCGTTCTTCTCTTCAAAGGTCTGGGAGTTCTTGCTGACAACACCACTGAACTCGCTCCGAGCCACGATGATGCATTGAAAGCCATTTTTTGGATTGCTGGGATAGCAGCAATCGCTGGCATCAGTTTCGCGATTCATGTCTGGAGGGCGGTGCGTTGGTGGAATATCGTCAGGGCTGCCTTTGCATGTGGCATGCTCTGGGCTCTTGGCACGTTCATGTCCCTCTCGACATTGACCAACCTATGGTTTGGATGGCGGGACTTCCCTAGATCTCAAACTCACACGGGACCGGGTTCATTTCCGATCTCCCGCGCTTATGCGACCCACGGGAAGAATGCCTCCTTCAATATCCAGACCATGTACCTTTGGTCGGACATGAAGATCACGGAAAGCGACTATACGTTCATGCAGGCTCATCGTCGTGCGGATGACCCCGGGAAAAACCCTGATGAAATTTTCAGTCAAGGATACTTTTGCGCCCGAGTCACAGTAGAAGTGGCAGGGCAAGCCGTCCGTATTTTGCATGCAGGCGAAACGACTCTACCTCGCGGGACTGTAATTCTCTGCCCTCAGAAGAAATAGCCTGCCAAGAGCCAAGAGACGGCTACGCGCTGAAACATCCGCTTGCTAAACTGAACGCCTATGGTTGAACTGGCGTTTTCGATTCTCGCAGCGGACTTTGCGCATCTGGCCGACGAAATCAAGCTGGCCGAAGAGGGCGGCGGCACCATCGTGCATGTCGATGTCATGGACGGACACTTTGTGCCGAACATCACCTTCGGGCCGCCGGTCGTGAAGGCCGTTCGCGCCGTTACCAAGCTGCCACTCGACTGCCACCTCATGATCGAGAACCCCGACGCGTTCATCCCCGAGTTCGCCAAGGCGGGCGCAGACATGATCTCCGTGCAGGTGGAAGCCTGCCCGCACCTCAATCGCACGCTGCAGCACATCATCGACCATGGCTGCCAGGCCGGCGTGGTGCTGAACCCCGCAACGCCCATCGGCATGCTCGCCGAGGTGCTTCCCATGGTGCACCATGTGCTCGTCATGAGCGTGAACCCCGGCTTCGGCGGGCAGAAGTTCCTGCCGCGCGCCGTGGACCGCATCCGTCTGCTCGCGCATATTCGCGAGGAGCAGGGCCTGAACTTCCGCATCGAGGTCGACGGCGGCGTGGCGAATGATACGGTTGCGTCCGTCGTGGACGCGGGCGCGGACATGCTCGTGGCCGGTTCGGCGATCTTCCAGCCCGGTAAAACGGTCGAAAATGCGCGCGAGTTTCTGAAGATTGCCCGCGCGGCGGCCGGGGAATCGGCCTAAATCCTTCCGATACATTTCTGCGCCTCGCTTCGTCCAACTCTCAGCGCGAATTTCCGCCGCGATTTAGAATGGAACGAAGCGTCGTGCGTGCATTTTGCCGCCCGTCCGATTTTGAGGTTCTTCCGCAGATGATGTTTTCCTCCCCGATCTTCCGCCGCTCGGCCATGGTGCTGACGCTCGCTTCCGGTTTTGCGCTGCTGCCCGTGGCGCTCCACGCGCAGGAAGCCACGACACCCGCGCCTGCACAGCAGTCCACCGACACCCCGGCGAAGCCCACCCAGGAGACACGACTCTCTGCCGGTGGCCCCAAGCAGCCGAAGAAGCAGAAGGCCGCCAAGGTCGCCAAGGAAGACCGCGTCCAGCAGACGAAGGACACTAAGAAGGAGCTCCGCAAGACCGACAAGTTCAATCCGCTTGCGGCCAAGGACTCGACGCTGCCCGATAAGCAGCTGTATGACAAGGCGCTTGTGCTCGAGAAGAAGGGCCACTTCGAAGTGGCGCGCCTCGACCTGCAGACCCTGCTCAACACCTACCCTGATTCGCAGTACCAGATGCGCGCCAAGCTGGCGATCGCCGATAGCTGGTACCGCGAAGGCGGCTCCGCTGCTCTGGCTCAGGCCGAGCAGGAGTACAAGGACTTCATCACCTTCTTCCCGAACGTGCCGGAAGCCGCCGAAGCGCAGATGCGTGTGGGCGATATCTACTTCAAGCAGATGGATGTGCCGGACCGCGATTACGCGAAGGCCATCTCCGCTGAAAACGAATACCGCAACATGCTGAAGCAGTACCCGGACGCTCCCGCGCCGATCCTGAAGGAAGCGCGCCAGAAGCTGCGCGACGTGCAGGAAGTGCTGGCGACGCGCGAGGCGAACATCGCGGCGTTCTATGGAATGCACGATAACTTCTCGGCATCGATCGCCCGCTACGAGACTGTAGTTGACACGTATCCGCAGTACAGCCACATGGACGACGTGCTGATCGGCATCGGCGACGCTTACTCGGCGCAGGCAAAGATTGTGCGCGCGCACCCGGTTTGCGCGCCCGGCGTGAAGGAAGCCTGCCTGCCCGAGGCTGCGAAGTCCAAGCTGGAACAGGCTTTTGACAGCAAGGCTGCAGCGGCTTACACGCGTGTGGTGACCGAGCACGCGGCGGCGCCGCACGTCGAAGACGCGAAGGAGCGCCTGGTTGGCATGGGCGTTCCGCTGCCGACGCCGACCCCGCAGCAACTGGCCGCCAGCGAAGAGCTCGAAGGCAGCCGCGCGCAGTACAACCTGCGCAACCGCCTCGAACTGCTCGTGCTGCGTAAGCCGGACGTCGTGACCGCGGCGCAGATCGGCGAGCCGCCACTGGAAGATGCTCCGGCAACGACCGCGCCGACGGTGCAGAGCGATCTTGAGCACGAGTACGCGATGGCGTTGAACCCCAACGCTGCGGCCGCCGCTGCAACGGCGAAGCCGGCGGCATCCGCAACCGAAGGCGAGGCCCCGGCAGAGACGCCGAAGGCAGCGCTTCCGACGGCAGGCGGCACGCCCACGCTGGAAGATGTACCCGCAGCAGGCGCGGGCAACTCCACCGGCGGCTCCGTCGAGATGTCGCCCTCGACCCCGGCTGCTTCAGGCGGCGGTGGTGCTGGCGTCGGGGCGGAGATCATCTCCACCGGCGGTGGCGATACCGGTGCGAAGCCCGCAGCGGCCGACAACTATGGCCTGCCGACGGTGAAGCCGAAGAACACCACGGACCTCGCACCGGTTGAAAAGCCTGAAGTGGCTCCCGACCAGGTGAACGAGCTGGCGGGCAAGAAGACGGACCCGGCTCAGGCAGCGGACCCGAACAAGAAGAAGCAGGCCTCGCCTTCGTTCGACAAGGACGAAGAAAGCTCCAGCAAGCACAAGCCGAAGAAGGGCTTGAAGAAGCTGAACCCACTCTAAAACAGGGTGTAGGGCCCAGGGTTCAGGGTCCAGAAAACACAGGCGGGACTCTTCGGAGTCTCGCCTCTTTCTCTGCCTCTGGGCCCTGGATCCCAACCCCTGGGCCCTGCTCTTGCTACCCTGTAAGAGCATGAATCACGAACTTCCCAAGGCATACGACCCGTCCACCATTGAAACCAAGTGGGCGAACTTCTGGGTCGACGAAAAGATCTTCGACGTCCCCACCCCTTCCACCGCGGACAACGCGACGAAGTCCTTTGTACAGCTGCTGCCGCCGCCTAATGTCACCGGTCGCCTGCACATGGGCCACATGCTCAACCAGACCGAGATGGACATTCTCGCGCGCTGGCACCGCATGAAGGGCGAGCGCAGCGTCTGGGTGCCGGGCACCGACCACGCCGGCATCGCCACGCAGATGATGGTTGAGCGCGCGCTGAAGGCTGAAGGCAAGCAGCGCACCGACTTCACGCGCGACGAGTTCGTCGAACGCGTGTGGAGCTGGAAGCAGGAGTACGGCGGCTACATCACCGGCCAGATGCGCCGCCTCGGCGCGTCGGTGGACTGGTCGCGCGAGTACTTCACCATGGACGACAAGCTCTCGCACGCCGTGCGCGAAGTCTTCGTGAAGCTGCACGAGCAGGGCCTCATCTATCGCGGCGCGTACATCGTGAACTGGGACCCCGTGCTTGGCACCGCTGTCTCCGATGTCGAAGTGGAGAACGAGGAGAAGCTCGGCTCCATCTATCATCTGCGCTACGAACTTGCTGACGGCTCGGGTTCGATCACCATCGCGACCACGCGCCCTGAGACGATGCTCGGCGACGTGGCTGTGGCCGTGAACGCAGAAGATGATCGCTACAAGGCCTTCATCGGCAAGAAGCTCGTGCTGCCGCTGGTGGGTCGTGAGATCCCCGTCATTGCTGACGATTGGGCGAACCCTGAGTTCGGCACCGGTGCCGTGAAGGTGACGCCCGCGCATGATCCGAATGACTTCGCGATCGGCCAGCGCCACAACCTGCCGCAGCCGCTCATCATGGACGCGCAGGCACGCATCGCCAACACCGGCACGAAGTACGACGGGCTCGACCGCTTTGAAGCGCGCAAGCAGATCCTCGCGGACCTGGAGGCGCTTGGCCAACTCGTCGCCATCAAGGACCACACGTTGACGCTGCCCGTTTCGCAGCGCACCGGCTCGGTGATCGAGCCGCGCTTGTCGATGCAGTGGTTCCTCGCCGTGAACAAGAAGCCGACGACCGGTGGCGACAGCATCGCTGAGACGGCGATCTCCGCTGTGCGCGACGGCCACATCAGCTTCGTGCCCGAGATGCACTCGAAGGTCTACTTCGAGTGGATGAACAACCTGCACGATTGGTGCATCTCACGCCAGCTCTGGTGGGGTCATCGCATTCCCGCGTGGCACTGCACGAAGTGTGGTGAGACGACCGTTGCGCGCGAGACACCGACCGCATGCAGCAAGTGCGGTGCGACTGAAATTACGCAGGAAACCGACGTGCTCGACACCTGGTTCTCCTCCGGGCTGCTGCCCTTCACCGTCTTCGGTTGGGACGGCTCGAACAAGCTCACCGATGATCTGAAGGCGTTCTACCCGACGAACCTGCTGGTCACCGGCTTCGACATTCTGTTCTTCTGGGTCGCGCGCATGATCATGCTCGGCTCGCACTTCATGCTCGACGTGCCGAACGCCGATGGCTCGCAACGCACGCTTGCCGATGCGGTGCCGTTCAAGGACGTCTACATTCATCCGCTGGTGCGCGACGCGAACCGCGAGAAGATGTCGAAGACCAAGGGCAATGTGATCGACCCGATCTCGATTGTGGAGAAGTACGGCACCGATGCTGTGCGCTTCACGCTCGCCTCGCAGGCGTCGCCGGGCACCGACATCGCCTTCAACGAGGCTCGCACGGAAGGCTACCGCGCGTTCGCGAACAAGATCTGGAACGCTGCGCGCTTCCTGCAGATGAACATCGACCGTGGTGCAGAAGCTGGCTACAAGGTCGCGTTGATC
The nucleotide sequence above comes from Granulicella cerasi. Encoded proteins:
- a CDS encoding prolipoprotein diacylglyceryl transferase, with product MSFLPKPELHPVFETLAYVVGYRVYKHLRAQQGDRLNDEHRWLIIAAAAVGALVGARLLGIAEDAPQLGFHGRAFFAMSGGKTIVGGLLGGWLVVEAAKWMLHIRSRTGDLFAVPLALGIAIGRIGCFFAGLADDTYGKPTSLPWGVNFGDGIPRHPTQLYELVFLLALAWALHRFNAKPHREGRTFRLFLLAYLAWRFAIDFLKPRPMAGALNVIQWACLAGVIALALGEFGHKQQPHAHATQELDA
- a CDS encoding radical SAM protein, translated to MAQTRPYLYYDSAVSLCTTCYRRVDAKIVFEDEKVFMLKRCPEHGFERVLMADDIDYYKRCREVFLKHPEMPQHYNTPIKHGCPYDCGLCPDHEQHSCLSLIEICDACNLTCPVCYADSGPHRPTFRTMEQIEAMLDAVVSNELEPDIVQISGGEPTLHPEFFAVLDAAKKRPIKHLMVNTNGIRIATEEGFAERIAEYMPDFELYLQFDSLQRDPLMQLRGADLRHIREKALAKLNALGVSTTLVVTVERGVNDGELGAIIDFALQQPCVRGVTFQPVQQAGRLTQFKAAEHRLTLTEVRRRILEQSPVFAPEDIIPVPCHPDSLAMGYAMKLGDKVVPLTGMVPPEVLINAGRNTIIYEQDAGVHEAIFKVFSTNHSPQAQATKLHDLLCCLPQVAAPELSYANLFRILIVNFIDAQSFDLRSIKKTCVHIAHPDGKRLIPFDTYNMFYRDDLEHTRLAKLRELL
- the rpe gene encoding ribulose-phosphate 3-epimerase; the encoded protein is MVELAFSILAADFAHLADEIKLAEEGGGTIVHVDVMDGHFVPNITFGPPVVKAVRAVTKLPLDCHLMIENPDAFIPEFAKAGADMISVQVEACPHLNRTLQHIIDHGCQAGVVLNPATPIGMLAEVLPMVHHVLVMSVNPGFGGQKFLPRAVDRIRLLAHIREEQGLNFRIEVDGGVANDTVASVVDAGADMLVAGSAIFQPGKTVENAREFLKIARAAAGESA
- the bamD gene encoding outer membrane protein assembly factor BamD produces the protein MMFSSPIFRRSAMVLTLASGFALLPVALHAQEATTPAPAQQSTDTPAKPTQETRLSAGGPKQPKKQKAAKVAKEDRVQQTKDTKKELRKTDKFNPLAAKDSTLPDKQLYDKALVLEKKGHFEVARLDLQTLLNTYPDSQYQMRAKLAIADSWYREGGSAALAQAEQEYKDFITFFPNVPEAAEAQMRVGDIYFKQMDVPDRDYAKAISAENEYRNMLKQYPDAPAPILKEARQKLRDVQEVLATREANIAAFYGMHDNFSASIARYETVVDTYPQYSHMDDVLIGIGDAYSAQAKIVRAHPVCAPGVKEACLPEAAKSKLEQAFDSKAAAAYTRVVTEHAAAPHVEDAKERLVGMGVPLPTPTPQQLAASEELEGSRAQYNLRNRLELLVLRKPDVVTAAQIGEPPLEDAPATTAPTVQSDLEHEYAMALNPNAAAAAATAKPAASATEGEAPAETPKAALPTAGGTPTLEDVPAAGAGNSTGGSVEMSPSTPAASGGGGAGVGAEIISTGGGDTGAKPAAADNYGLPTVKPKNTTDLAPVEKPEVAPDQVNELAGKKTDPAQAADPNKKKQASPSFDKDEESSSKHKPKKGLKKLNPL
- a CDS encoding valine--tRNA ligase, translated to MNHELPKAYDPSTIETKWANFWVDEKIFDVPTPSTADNATKSFVQLLPPPNVTGRLHMGHMLNQTEMDILARWHRMKGERSVWVPGTDHAGIATQMMVERALKAEGKQRTDFTRDEFVERVWSWKQEYGGYITGQMRRLGASVDWSREYFTMDDKLSHAVREVFVKLHEQGLIYRGAYIVNWDPVLGTAVSDVEVENEEKLGSIYHLRYELADGSGSITIATTRPETMLGDVAVAVNAEDDRYKAFIGKKLVLPLVGREIPVIADDWANPEFGTGAVKVTPAHDPNDFAIGQRHNLPQPLIMDAQARIANTGTKYDGLDRFEARKQILADLEALGQLVAIKDHTLTLPVSQRTGSVIEPRLSMQWFLAVNKKPTTGGDSIAETAISAVRDGHISFVPEMHSKVYFEWMNNLHDWCISRQLWWGHRIPAWHCTKCGETTVARETPTACSKCGATEITQETDVLDTWFSSGLLPFTVFGWDGSNKLTDDLKAFYPTNLLVTGFDILFFWVARMIMLGSHFMLDVPNADGSQRTLADAVPFKDVYIHPLVRDANREKMSKTKGNVIDPISIVEKYGTDAVRFTLASQASPGTDIAFNEARTEGYRAFANKIWNAARFLQMNIDRGAEAGYKVALIDDLNAAPLETRWLYSRLSAVAAEVERSLTDYRFDEASQAVYAFFWNEFCDWYLELVKLRLDFNAPQNATTALTLNALVTAFEAALRLLSPFMPFITEELFHALYASIGLEVPAKSIALTRYPQAKDFPFDAEANDAMTTLQELIVTVRGLRKELGVPEKEAAPIEVFSNGNAAKLAVENADMLAKQARVSEVGIATVAPSGTNARATASFDVAVIYERQIDVAAERERLTKEIAKLNKGLEAAGKQLGSESFLAKAPAHIVDGLKKQAAENQALLDKAEAQLAQL